Below is a window of Veillonella rodentium DNA.
GCGGCAGGTGGCGCTAGCTTGGGTGCAGGTGTAGGTGCTTTTGGGGCCTTCCTGGTGCTGTTGTATTATTACTACAAATTACCTAAGGCTAGTAGTACTGGTGAAAGCTACGATGGTCCCCGTGAATCAGCTAAAGAAATTTTGTCACGACTCTTAACATTGTCCATACCAATTTCCTTAGCAAGTATCATGTTACCGTTGACGGCGAATCTCGATTTACTTATCGTTCCACGTCGCTTATTAGATGCTGGATTCCCGATGAACGAAGTAACAGAACTCTTCGGTTACCTTACTGGGATGGCGGTACCGCTCATCAACTTGGCTACCATTATTACCGCAGCCCTTGCGACAAGCATTGTACCAGCTATCTCTCATGCCTTTGCAAAACGCGATCATCAAGGTATATATGATCGCACTGCAGGCTCTATGCGACTAACATTTATGGCAACCGTACCATTTACAGTGCTATTATATGTACTTGCTGCCCCCACCGTTACACTGATTTACAATGCGCCTAAGGCAGAATTAGCAACGCAAATCACGGCGTTCTCTATATTCTTCCTAGGTGTGCATCAAGTAACAACAGGTATCTTACAAGGTCTCAACAGGCCACGTATTCCAGTCATAAATATGGGGATTTCTCTCATAATCAAGGTTATCCTTAACTGGACACTGACTGCTATTCCTTGGCTGGGGATCGGCGGTGCCGCCTGGGCAACCGTTGCTGATATTGGCTTTGCCGCATTACTTAACTTGATTTATATCAAAAAATACACAGGCTACTTCCTTGATATTTCCCTACTTTGGAAAAACGTGGTCAGTGCTGGTGTTATGGGTATACTTATTTTCATGAGTTACCATTACTTAATAGACATCCTACCTATGTGGGCTAACTTTATACTCACTGGTATTGAAGGATTGCTACTATACGTAATTATCATGGTCCTTTTAAAAGGCCTCAATAAAAACGATGGTGCTAGCATGCCACTCGTTGGTAGATTTTTTAGATAAGCTGTATATACTTACATAAAAATAGGTTCCTAATAGTCACCTATATGACCATTAGGAACCTATTTTTTATTTACTTATTTTAATCTTCTTATTTTAAGCCTGTATACCTATCATTGTTAAAATTTCCATTATGATTGGAATTACTACAACAAATAGTATGGTACTAATCATTACAAGACCTGTAGCAAATGGCAAATCAGCTTTTGATTCATTAGCTACAATTGGCAATACTGCAATAACAGGTCCTGCTGATTGTACAACAAAGGTAATGATTGCAATTGGTTCTAGAACTATGTCTGCTCCATATTGTAAAGCCATAATCAAACAGAGCATGATAATCGGGGAAATGACAAATCGTCCTACAATCCCACCGATGGAGTCTTTATTTAAACGCATGCTTTTTAAGCCCGCATCATGAAGTACAACACCTATATAAATCAAGGATAATGGGGTTACCATATCGCCTAAGTAATTCAAGGTAGTATGCAAAATTGGAAGTAAAGGAATTTCAAAGAACAAGAAGATTAAGGCCACAAAAAAACCTATCAATGGTGGTGGTAATAACTTCTTCCAATCAAATTTAGGTTTCTTGCTTTTACCTTCAGTAAATACTGAACTATTATTTATACTATCAATCTTATAGGAGCCATTATTAAAATCTACTTCAGAATTTGGCAGTGGATCTAGTTCTATAAGGAATACTCCCACCATCCATACGGAAATAGTGTTACCGATGTAATATAACAGGAAATACGGCAGCGCATCTTGACCAAAGAGTGCAATTTGCACTGGTAACCCAATAAACAAGCAGTTATCATTTACTACCATATTGATAAAAATACCACGTCGTCCTTTAGGAACTTTCAACATTTTCATCATAATAAACGCTACGATATATGCGATAACATATGTTAGGACAACCACTAACATGCCATATCGTAAATTCCATATATCAGAAGTATGTAGGTGATGTAATACAGATACAAATACGCCCGCTGGTAATGCAACCGACATGATAAATCGCGATAAATTACCGCTAAAGGTAGGATTAAACATGCCCCGCCCTTTTAATATATATCCTAACAAAATAAGTAGCACAATAGGTATGATACTTTGTAAAGATGTTAGA
It encodes the following:
- a CDS encoding putative polysaccharide biosynthesis protein — protein: MASGFLKGTLILTIAGFVVKAIGSINWILLSRILGGEGIGIYQMAFPIYLLLLQISSAGVPIAISILTAERLALHDFGGAKRVFNISFTMLTITGFIASLAMYFGADWLISSGLIAESRAYYSIIALAPAVFFVTWISCFRGYIQGYEMMTPTAISQIVEQLLRVIIMLGAAAILLPYGLPAAAGGASLGAGVGAFGAFLVLLYYYYKLPKASSTGESYDGPRESAKEILSRLLTLSIPISLASIMLPLTANLDLLIVPRRLLDAGFPMNEVTELFGYLTGMAVPLINLATIITAALATSIVPAISHAFAKRDHQGIYDRTAGSMRLTFMATVPFTVLLYVLAAPTVTLIYNAPKAELATQITAFSIFFLGVHQVTTGILQGLNRPRIPVINMGISLIIKVILNWTLTAIPWLGIGGAAWATVADIGFAALLNLIYIKKYTGYFLDISLLWKNVVSAGVMGILIFMSYHYLIDILPMWANFILTGIEGLLLYVIIMVLLKGLNKNDGASMPLVGRFFR
- a CDS encoding AEC family transporter, translating into MVFLTSLQSIIPIVLLILLGYILKGRGMFNPTFSGNLSRFIMSVALPAGVFVSVLHHLHTSDIWNLRYGMLVVVLTYVIAYIVAFIMMKMLKVPKGRRGIFINMVVNDNCLFIGLPVQIALFGQDALPYFLLYYIGNTISVWMVGVFLIELDPLPNSEVDFNNGSYKIDSINNSSVFTEGKSKKPKFDWKKLLPPPLIGFFVALIFLFFEIPLLPILHTTLNYLGDMVTPLSLIYIGVVLHDAGLKSMRLNKDSIGGIVGRFVISPIIMLCLIMALQYGADIVLEPIAIITFVVQSAGPVIAVLPIVANESKADLPFATGLVMISTILFVVVIPIIMEILTMIGIQA